The following proteins are co-located in the Canis aureus isolate CA01 chromosome X, VMU_Caureus_v.1.0, whole genome shotgun sequence genome:
- the SSX4 gene encoding protein SSX4 — MNKGSSFAKSSREDTQKSEKKCKAFKDISKYFSKEEWAKLGYSDKITYVYMKRNYDTMTGLGLRATLPAFMCPKKRAIKSKRHDSDENENHRNQNEPLQEVSNVKKRKHQKVMLKTVKEEEDSDPIPITPGFEQAQKVLCLPGKASTSDQQSEIIPGPKRGKNSIWAYRLRERKNLVVYEEISDPEEED; from the exons ATGAATAAAGGCAGCTCCTTTGCAAAGAGCTCCAGGGAGGATACccagaaatcagagaagaaatgcAAG gcTTTCAAGGATATTTCCAAATACTTCTCTAAGGAAGAATGGGCAAAGCTTGGCTACTCAGATAAAATCACCTATGTGTACATGAAGAGAAACTATGACACCATGACTGGTCTAG GTCTCAGGGCCACCCTCCCAGCCTTCATGTGTCCTAAAAAACGTGCCATAAAATCCAAGAGGCATGATTCTGATGAAAATGAGAACCACAGGAATCAGA aTGAACCTCTTCAGGAGGTTTCCaatgtgaaaaagagaaaacaccagAAG GTGATGCTCAAAACGGTGAAGGAAGAAGAGGATTCAGACCCAATACCAATAACACCTGGATTTGAGCAGGCTCAGAAAGTGCTGTGCCTCCCTGGAAAAGCAAGTACCTCTGATCAACAGAGTGAGATAATACCAG GACCCAAGAGAGGGAAGAATAGTATTTGGGCCTACAGACTGCGGGAGAGGAAGAACCTAGTAGTGTATGAAGAGATCAGTGATCCTGAGGAAGAGGACTAA